A window of the bacterium genome harbors these coding sequences:
- a CDS encoding alpha/beta hydrolase yields MSGKKITGSEHWTRSKGADLFLWRKRRKGLRKARGSVLLAHGSSMASTPTFDLQVKSRPGYSLMDYLAARDWDVWCVDFEGYGRSTKTRDVICGIERGADNLL; encoded by the coding sequence TTGTCCGGGAAAAAAATCACCGGAAGCGAACACTGGACCCGCAGCAAGGGTGCCGACTTGTTTCTGTGGCGAAAAAGGAGGAAGGGACTTCGCAAGGCGCGCGGCAGCGTGCTCCTCGCGCACGGCTCCTCGATGGCATCCACCCCCACGTTCGATCTTCAGGTCAAAAGCCGGCCCGGCTACTCTCTCATGGACTACCTCGCCGCACGGGACTGGGACGTTTGGTGCGTGGACTTCGAGGGATATGGCCGCTCCACCAAGACGCGCGATGTCATATGCGGCATCGAGCGCGGGGCCGACAACCTGCTG
- a CDS encoding DMT family transporter: MATDTGSSETHHASGGFELIIGALLIAFIWGITQPVIKGAYAGLSPFALIWMRSVLSALTLTVWMGFAKREDRTTHPDRRHEVFHRILNGLLHNAHILFLYVGMTSTLAARASVLLYTQPIWVMLIAAAALPGERITAIRALGFIVAMAGTVTVFFDRLAGEGALWAESFILLSAVIWCVQTIHFRKYLGRSDVVAVTRWAMLIGAPLYLALTWLWEGGGRYVFGFAEVFAILFMGLLSSGLFLVYWAYLLMKYSPPKVSVFFFLCPVFGVGGSALALGERIGWPLLAGGALIVCGVWFVTNEERFRRKRAAAHPSLQA, encoded by the coding sequence GTGGCGACCGACACGGGTTCCAGCGAAACACACCATGCCTCGGGCGGGTTCGAACTCATCATCGGGGCCCTTCTCATCGCATTTATCTGGGGCATCACCCAGCCGGTCATCAAGGGGGCGTATGCGGGCCTGAGCCCCTTCGCCCTGATCTGGATGCGGTCGGTTCTCTCGGCGCTCACGCTGACGGTCTGGATGGGTTTTGCGAAGCGGGAGGATCGGACGACCCACCCTGATCGGCGGCACGAGGTGTTCCACCGGATTCTGAACGGCCTTCTCCACAACGCCCATATCCTGTTCCTCTATGTCGGGATGACATCGACTCTGGCCGCGAGGGCTTCTGTGCTGCTCTATACCCAACCCATCTGGGTGATGCTGATCGCGGCGGCGGCACTTCCCGGGGAACGCATCACGGCGATTCGCGCGCTCGGCTTTATCGTCGCCATGGCGGGGACGGTAACCGTTTTTTTCGATCGCCTCGCGGGCGAGGGAGCCCTCTGGGCGGAAAGCTTCATCCTCCTGTCGGCCGTCATCTGGTGCGTCCAAACCATTCACTTCCGGAAATACCTCGGCCGATCGGACGTCGTGGCCGTCACGCGGTGGGCCATGCTCATCGGGGCACCCCTGTATCTCGCCCTCACCTGGCTTTGGGAGGGCGGGGGGCGGTATGTCTTCGGGTTCGCGGAGGTGTTCGCCATCCTGTTCATGGGACTGCTATCGAGCGGGCTGTTTCTGGTCTATTGGGCCTATCTTCTGATGAAGTACTCTCCTCCAAAGGTCTCTGTCTTTTTCTTCCTGTGTCCTGTGTTCGGGGTGGGGGGCAGCGCCCTGGCGCTGGGCGAGCGGATCGGGTGGCCGCTGCTGGCAGGAGGCGCGCTTATCGTTTGCGGCGTCTGGTTCGTGACGAACGAGGAGCGTTTCCGGAGAAAGCGGGCGGCGGCGCACCCTTCGCTTCAGGCGTAA
- a CDS encoding serine/threonine-protein kinase: MTAQNTPPASSPSVLRRGRLLGKYRLIHRVGEGGYADVWRAQDTIEGIPVALKMPRRLLADSAAIIADFRREARILAQLDHPHILRLKNADIIENRIVLAYELGKEDLEMRLRRRYRTEWALKVVHQLLEALSGAHEKKIIHRDVKPENVFLFEDDKVRLGDFCIAHLADAKLTGETSSGTLGYMAPEQAYGRPGFSSDVFSVGLILYRLLSGQLPNWPFAWPYPGLENLSRKVPPAMISVIKKATAFHPRSRYFNATRMLTAYRYALAKFRRFENDPVKKVRREKRVSQTASRKWEDMRVREFEKTFHNRYGLRFECRKCGHPIGEEMSYCPWCGTGDNSCRETTTYPAFCPECERGVRMEWKHCPWCYAGRFADAVPRPHKDKRYTEKCANPECADRRMMPFMRYCPACKTKAKRPPKCTAGEKPCPHCRWPVASGFWRNCAWCGKKVT, translated from the coding sequence ATGACTGCCCAGAACACACCTCCAGCATCATCACCCTCCGTCCTTCGCCGGGGGCGGCTGCTCGGAAAGTACCGCCTCATTCACCGCGTCGGGGAGGGAGGATACGCCGACGTCTGGCGGGCACAGGACACGATCGAGGGCATCCCCGTCGCCCTGAAGATGCCCCGGCGGCTCTTGGCCGACAGCGCCGCTATCATCGCGGATTTCCGGCGCGAGGCACGGATTCTGGCGCAGCTGGATCATCCCCACATCCTTCGCCTCAAGAATGCGGACATCATCGAGAACCGCATCGTTCTCGCCTACGAGTTGGGAAAAGAAGATCTGGAAATGCGGCTCCGCCGCCGCTACCGCACCGAGTGGGCGCTCAAGGTGGTGCACCAGCTTCTCGAGGCCCTGAGCGGCGCGCACGAAAAGAAAATCATCCACCGCGACGTGAAGCCGGAGAATGTTTTTCTGTTCGAGGATGACAAGGTGCGCCTCGGGGATTTTTGCATCGCCCACCTCGCCGACGCGAAACTGACCGGAGAAACCAGCTCTGGAACACTCGGCTACATGGCCCCTGAGCAGGCATACGGACGACCCGGCTTCAGCTCGGATGTTTTTTCTGTCGGCCTGATTCTCTATCGGCTTTTATCCGGGCAGCTCCCCAACTGGCCTTTCGCATGGCCCTATCCCGGCCTGGAAAACCTCTCGCGCAAAGTGCCCCCCGCGATGATCAGTGTCATCAAGAAGGCGACCGCCTTCCATCCCCGAAGCCGGTACTTCAACGCCACGCGCATGCTCACAGCCTACAGGTATGCCCTCGCCAAATTCCGGCGGTTCGAAAACGATCCCGTCAAGAAAGTGCGAAGGGAAAAACGGGTTTCCCAGACGGCCTCCCGCAAATGGGAGGACATGCGCGTCCGCGAATTCGAAAAAACCTTCCACAACCGCTATGGGCTCCGTTTTGAATGCCGCAAATGCGGACACCCCATCGGGGAGGAAATGTCCTATTGCCCGTGGTGCGGAACGGGGGACAACTCCTGCCGGGAAACGACCACCTACCCCGCCTTTTGTCCCGAATGCGAGCGCGGCGTCCGCATGGAATGGAAACACTGCCCCTGGTGCTACGCGGGGAGATTCGCAGACGCCGTTCCCCGGCCGCACAAGGACAAACGCTACACCGAAAAGTGCGCGAACCCCGAATGTGCGGATCGGAGAATGATGCCCTTCATGCGCTATTGTCCCGCCTGCAAGACGAAGGCAAAGCGCCCGCCGAAATGCACCGCCGGGGAGAAGCCCTGTCCGCACTGCCGCTGGCCCGTCGCTTCCGGCTTCTGGCGCAACTGTGCCTGGTGCGGCAAAAAAGTAACCTGA
- the fabF gene encoding beta-ketoacyl-ACP synthase II produces the protein MADRNLRRRNRRVAVTGIGILSPIGIGKEENWKSILAGRSGTGPVTLFDASRLPSRIAGEVTDFDPRIHLDGAAPEHLSRSIQFALAAAAEAIADSGLYLSGDMDTTRIGVNVGSGLGLQSSEEALQTSDARQGGSHLSPHFMPNLLANMGSARISIRWKLKGPIGCTSTACSTGSHAIGDSFDIIRRGAADVMLAGGTEACIFELTMGGFCAMRLLSTRNDDPGTASRPFDAGRDGFVIGEGAGLLVLEEMERAKARGARIYAELSGYGLSANSNHMIQPDPDGEGPILCMRMALQDAGREAAEVGYINAHGTATGPNDWTETMAIRKTFGAHADRLAVSSTKSMTGHMLGATGAAEAIYTVLALHHQTLPPTINYKDPDPACDLDYVPNQARPAELRHAISNSFGFGGQNASLLFSRPETR, from the coding sequence ATGGCAGATCGAAATCTCCGGCGAAGGAACCGCAGAGTCGCCGTCACCGGCATCGGCATACTTTCCCCCATCGGGATCGGCAAAGAAGAGAACTGGAAGTCCATCCTGGCAGGAAGGTCGGGCACCGGTCCCGTCACCCTTTTCGACGCCTCCCGTCTCCCCTCCCGGATCGCGGGTGAAGTGACGGATTTCGACCCCCGCATCCACCTCGACGGCGCCGCGCCGGAACACCTGAGCCGATCCATCCAGTTTGCGCTCGCCGCCGCCGCCGAAGCCATTGCGGATTCCGGCCTTTATCTTTCCGGCGACATGGACACCACCCGCATCGGCGTTAACGTCGGCTCGGGGCTCGGGCTGCAATCCTCCGAGGAAGCGCTTCAGACATCCGATGCCCGGCAGGGGGGAAGCCACCTGAGCCCTCATTTCATGCCCAATCTTCTGGCCAACATGGGTTCCGCCCGCATCTCCATTCGCTGGAAGCTCAAGGGACCGATAGGATGTACAAGCACCGCCTGCTCCACGGGAAGTCACGCCATCGGCGACAGCTTCGACATCATTCGGCGCGGCGCCGCCGATGTCATGCTCGCGGGCGGAACAGAGGCCTGCATCTTTGAGCTGACGATGGGCGGCTTCTGCGCCATGAGGCTGCTCTCAACCCGAAACGATGACCCCGGAACCGCAAGCCGGCCCTTCGACGCGGGCCGCGATGGATTCGTCATCGGCGAGGGAGCGGGGCTTTTGGTTCTCGAGGAGATGGAGCGGGCAAAAGCCCGCGGGGCGCGAATCTACGCAGAACTTTCGGGCTACGGCCTGAGCGCCAACTCGAACCACATGATTCAGCCCGACCCGGATGGAGAGGGCCCCATCCTCTGCATGCGCATGGCGCTGCAGGACGCCGGCCGCGAGGCCGCCGAGGTGGGCTACATCAATGCCCACGGAACCGCCACCGGTCCCAACGACTGGACTGAAACCATGGCCATCCGAAAAACGTTCGGCGCGCACGCCGACCGGCTGGCTGTCAGCTCCACGAAGTCCATGACCGGCCATATGCTCGGCGCCACCGGAGCGGCCGAGGCCATCTACACCGTCCTGGCGCTACACCACCAGACGCTCCCCCCGACCATCAATTACAAAGACCCCGACCCTGCCTGCGATCTCGACTATGTGCCCAACCAGGCCCGCCCGGCGGAGCTCCGCCATGCGATATCCAACTCCTTCGGATTCGGCGGGCAGAACGCGAGCCTTCTCTTCTCCCGCCCCGAGACGCGGTAG
- a CDS encoding NAD(P)-dependent oxidoreductase has translation MTYRILLVDERFQQKSRARFLVDYLPDGFELVIPDDFSEASLLRHAESANVILTAFAPITARMMGAAPNLFLVGKAGTGVDNIDVPAATEKGIPVANSPGSIRGHAVAEHALTLMLMLSRRPWLWDREGPRPLHNQLRDAALGIVGLGGIGQSIARMGAGFGMRILAQTRTRGKFRPEGFQIEEMDKLGDLLPQADYLVLSLPLSPDTRGLIGKNEFQRMKPGSFLINIARGPHVVTDDLVEALHSERIGGAGLDVTDPEPLPAGHPLRTFSNVVLSPHIASQTEQVQRMSYQLLCENIQRASQGERVTSLVNPEIYG, from the coding sequence ATGACATACCGTATTCTTTTGGTTGATGAGCGGTTTCAGCAAAAATCCCGGGCGCGTTTTCTCGTCGATTACTTGCCCGATGGATTCGAACTCGTCATTCCAGATGATTTCAGCGAGGCTTCCCTGCTCCGGCACGCCGAGAGCGCGAACGTCATCCTCACGGCCTTTGCTCCCATCACCGCCCGGATGATGGGAGCGGCCCCAAACCTTTTTCTCGTCGGCAAGGCCGGAACGGGCGTCGACAACATTGACGTTCCGGCAGCGACCGAAAAGGGCATCCCCGTCGCCAACTCGCCCGGCAGCATTCGCGGTCACGCCGTGGCCGAGCACGCCCTGACGCTCATGCTCATGCTCTCCCGAAGGCCCTGGCTTTGGGACAGGGAGGGCCCCCGCCCGCTTCACAATCAGCTCCGGGACGCCGCCCTTGGGATCGTCGGCCTGGGAGGCATCGGACAAAGCATCGCGCGCATGGGCGCGGGATTCGGCATGCGCATCCTGGCCCAAACCCGTACGCGCGGTAAGTTTCGCCCCGAGGGCTTTCAAATCGAGGAAATGGACAAGCTCGGCGATCTCCTTCCCCAGGCCGACTATCTGGTGCTTTCGCTCCCCTTGTCCCCCGACACCCGGGGGCTGATCGGGAAAAACGAGTTTCAGCGCATGAAGCCGGGCTCCTTTCTCATCAACATCGCCCGGGGGCCCCATGTGGTGACGGACGACCTCGTTGAAGCCCTGCACTCGGAGCGCATCGGCGGGGCCGGGCTCGATGTCACTGATCCCGAACCGCTTCCGGCGGGCCATCCCCTCCGCACTTTTTCCAATGTCGTTCTTTCTCCTCACATCGCATCGCAAACCGAACAGGTGCAGCGGATGAGTTATCAACTGCTATGTGAGAACATTCAGCGGGCCTCCCAGGGCGAGCGGGTCACCAGCCTCGTGAACCCTGAGATTTACGGCTAA